From the Verrucomicrobiota bacterium genome, the window CTCCTGTCTTGGCCTGAGCAATGTCGAAGGGTTCAAATAAAAAAATGAACGAACCAACCTTTCAGGATATCGGACCGCACGGCGTGTCGGTCCTACCTCATGATTCGTATCAATTGTCCATTCGTGGTTAAGGAATCATTACAATATCTGTGCCTATCTGAGCAATCTGTGGTTAGGTTAAACTTTGGTTTCGGCCTTGCTGCTCTGAGCAATTTTTTGGCCAAAGAATCGGCCGGGTAAATTCCTACAACCGATTACTCTATAAGCCCGAAAAAACGGCACCCTTCCAGCACCCCGCTGGTGGCTTGTCCTTCAGCAACGTAAAGTCGGTCTTCCAGCTGGCGTGGCCCAAGTACCTTGCGAACCCGATCCGCCAGACCCTTACTCGCATTGGCCACGATAATGGCACGAAATCCACTCACCAATGCGGCAAAGTCGTTGCCCGAATCGCCTGAAAAAATGACTTCGTCAGGCGTAAAGTCGGCATGCGTACTCAACCACAATAACGCGTACGCCTTGGATACTCCATCGGGCAAGACATCAAGGAGCCCGCAATTCAGAAACGGATCGAGGCTTCCCATACAATGATAGGGCAGACCTGCATTCTTAAGCATCCCATTAATGGTGTCGACCAACCCATCGACGATCTCCGAAGCGGACTCGTAACTGATC encodes:
- a CDS encoding HAD-IIB family hydrolase — protein: MNYFNPQKEISPRWLATDLDGTLIPLSEHPENVAALQAISEARNRTDIGLVFATGRHYESVLQAIDDYRMPVPDWIICDVGSSIYHQTDRGFETFDSYEDHLVELSGDVDREVIETLLQSIPGLKLQSPDDQQRFKISYESASEIVDGLVDTINGMLKNAGLPYHCMGSLDPFLNCGLLDVLPDGVSKAYALLWLSTHADFTPDEVIFSGDSGNDFAALVSGFRAIIVANASKGLADRVRKVLGPRQLEDRLYVAEGQATSGVLEGCRFFGLIE